A window of the Brumimicrobium sp. genome harbors these coding sequences:
- a CDS encoding T9SS type A sorting domain-containing protein — MKKNVYACGLFVLGLLGMQDLYAQRTVDLEIEVMNPLDGGIVYYNTPFSFTYKVKNLSGADIEATDTLRFYLTWDGNQVLFMDDNDPNGDLIDYSPKVNNVIAAGDEITLTHVFAIGNLTEEPDMESEFCLKILPSNSQNLIQDTYLPNNEFCYSIQIKNQEETGLEKFASEHIRMYPNPASTQLHLDVVPDGDILISTLEGRVVQSMAGTSDIDVSQMENGVYLISFKIKDRAISQRFIINR; from the coding sequence ATGAAAAAAAATGTTTATGCATGTGGCTTATTTGTATTGGGTTTATTAGGGATGCAAGATTTGTATGCCCAACGTACTGTAGATTTGGAAATCGAAGTTATGAACCCCTTGGATGGAGGGATTGTATATTATAATACTCCTTTTTCATTTACCTATAAGGTGAAAAATTTATCTGGAGCTGATATTGAAGCAACGGACACTTTGAGATTCTATTTAACTTGGGATGGAAATCAAGTTTTGTTTATGGATGATAATGATCCTAATGGAGATCTTATTGATTATTCGCCAAAAGTTAATAATGTAATAGCTGCTGGAGATGAAATTACGCTTACTCATGTATTTGCGATTGGCAATCTAACGGAAGAACCTGATATGGAATCAGAATTTTGTTTGAAAATACTTCCTTCAAATTCCCAAAATCTAATTCAGGATACGTATTTACCTAACAATGAATTTTGTTATAGCATCCAAATCAAGAATCAAGAAGAAACTGGATTAGAAAAATTTGCATCTGAACATATCCGTATGTATCCAAATCCTGCTAGTACTCAATTACACCTCGATGTTGTTCCAGATGGAGATATTTTAATTTCCACTTTAGAAGGAAGAGTAGTACAATCCATGGCAGGGACCTCTGATATAGATGTTAGTCAAATGGAAAATGGAGTTTATCTTATTTCATTTAAGATAAAAGATAGAGCTATTTCACAGCGATTCATTATAAATAGATAG
- a CDS encoding N-acetylmuramoyl-L-alanine amidase produces the protein MELIILSMQYTLTITNLKKYMVVGINMVKSIFLFVSILGLFNISYTQTNSDEIFSKGIKTVVIDPGHGGKDPGCHGAITNEKNVVLAIGLKLGEYIKKKYPNIKVIYTRHDDTFVELDQRAKIAINNKADVFISIHANSASAAASGTETYVLGLHRTESQQKVAERENSTIEFEDNSKEKYKDFDLSPDAIIARQLQLSVFLNQSISLASKVQAQFKVEGRKDRGVKQAGFLVLYKTTMPSILIETGFLTNPEEETYLHNTANQVKMANSIFRAFQEYVAEIDGVTTLVENGHGYENTIKELEKDDTKQNTVNIPIKEEKDKVYFKVQIATSQVKVALTDQRFKGVTVSEYQQDGLYKYTTGIFENDFESANELKNKMRSKGFENAFVVGFVNGERINISKAIKMAKQ, from the coding sequence ATGGAACTTATAATTTTGTCTATGCAATATACTTTAACGATTACAAATCTAAAAAAATACATGGTTGTTGGAATAAATATGGTGAAAAGTATCTTTTTATTTGTCTCTATTTTAGGCTTGTTTAACATTTCATATACTCAAACCAATAGCGATGAGATTTTTTCTAAAGGAATTAAAACTGTTGTCATTGACCCCGGTCACGGTGGAAAAGACCCTGGTTGTCACGGTGCTATCACCAATGAAAAAAATGTTGTATTAGCGATAGGGCTAAAATTAGGGGAATACATTAAAAAGAAATACCCAAATATCAAAGTTATTTACACACGTCATGATGATACTTTTGTGGAATTAGACCAAAGAGCTAAAATTGCGATTAATAACAAAGCAGATGTTTTTATCTCCATACACGCAAACTCCGCAAGTGCCGCAGCTAGTGGAACAGAAACATACGTTTTAGGTTTACACAGAACAGAAAGTCAGCAAAAAGTTGCCGAACGTGAAAATAGTACAATAGAATTTGAAGATAATAGCAAAGAAAAATACAAAGATTTTGACTTATCTCCTGACGCCATTATTGCGAGACAATTGCAACTAAGTGTATTTCTAAACCAAAGTATCAGTCTAGCGTCTAAAGTGCAAGCTCAATTTAAAGTAGAAGGTAGAAAAGATCGAGGGGTTAAACAAGCAGGATTTCTTGTATTGTATAAAACCACTATGCCTAGTATTTTAATTGAAACTGGATTTTTAACTAACCCAGAAGAGGAAACATACCTACATAATACAGCTAATCAGGTAAAGATGGCAAACTCAATATTCCGTGCATTTCAGGAATATGTTGCCGAAATAGACGGGGTAACAACTCTAGTTGAGAATGGTCATGGATATGAAAATACAATCAAAGAATTAGAAAAAGACGACACCAAACAAAATACGGTAAATATACCCATAAAAGAAGAAAAAGATAAAGTGTATTTTAAAGTACAAATAGCCACTTCTCAGGTAAAAGTTGCCCTAACAGACCAGCGATTTAAAGGTGTAACCGTATCTGAATATCAGCAAGATGGGCTCTACAAATATACTACAGGTATTTTTGAAAATGACTTTGAGTCAGCCAATGAACTTAAAAATAAGATGAGATCTAAGGGCTTTGAAAATGCCTTCGTTGTTGGTTTTGTTAACGGTGAAAGAATCAATATCTCAAAAGCTATAAAAATGGCAAAACAGTAG
- a CDS encoding MlaD family protein, with product MKVSNEFKIGLSVVLATVLLIFGINYLKGNSFFGGDDVYYAFFPSSGTLSPSSSVTLNGVVIGNVISVDLVDPNKFIDPNKRVLIKFSIQKDGMKIARGSHITIVPGILNTEVQLQQNYIAEHGYLNIGDTIYGSVSQELTEQLETQLLPVKRKLEDLMTSIDNIVTSITVFWDTSAANTLNQGLNEVKIAIARFGNVAYNLDDLITSEKAKLGRIFDNVEDITYNFKETNASLKRTIGNAEAITDSLMTSDLKGVISSATETLQRLNLALKDASEGNGTLGKLLKDEQLYNELNSTAQRLQDLVDDIKVHPERYIHFSVFGTKSKGVPLTKDEEKKLRDLLNATPNKQ from the coding sequence TTGAAAGTATCAAACGAATTTAAAATCGGACTTTCTGTAGTATTAGCTACAGTACTATTGATTTTTGGAATAAACTACCTAAAAGGTAACAGTTTCTTTGGTGGGGATGATGTGTATTATGCCTTCTTTCCCTCTTCTGGAACATTGTCTCCTTCTTCCTCTGTTACACTAAATGGGGTGGTAATTGGAAATGTAATTTCTGTTGACTTAGTTGATCCAAATAAATTTATTGATCCAAATAAACGGGTTTTAATCAAGTTTAGTATTCAAAAAGATGGAATGAAGATCGCGCGTGGCTCCCATATTACGATTGTTCCCGGAATTTTAAATACCGAAGTTCAGTTGCAGCAAAATTATATTGCAGAACATGGTTATCTAAATATAGGAGACACCATATATGGTTCAGTGAGTCAAGAATTAACCGAACAGTTAGAAACACAGTTATTACCTGTAAAACGTAAATTGGAAGACTTAATGACTTCCATCGACAATATCGTTACTTCTATTACCGTATTCTGGGACACATCAGCCGCCAACACCTTAAACCAAGGACTAAACGAGGTGAAAATTGCTATTGCTCGTTTTGGAAATGTAGCCTATAACTTAGACGATTTAATCACTTCCGAAAAAGCCAAACTAGGCCGTATTTTTGACAATGTAGAAGATATTACCTACAATTTTAAAGAAACAAATGCCTCTCTAAAAAGGACTATCGGAAATGCCGAAGCTATCACTGACTCATTGATGACTTCTGACTTAAAAGGTGTGATTTCTAGCGCTACTGAAACTCTACAACGACTTAACCTAGCACTAAAAGATGCCTCGGAAGGAAATGGTACACTTGGAAAACTTTTGAAGGATGAACAACTTTACAATGAGTTAAACAGTACTGCTCAGCGCTTGCAAGACTTAGTGGACGACATTAAAGTTCATCCTGAAAGATATATTCATTTCTCCGTTTTTGGGACAAAATCAAAAGGTGTTCCTTTAACCAAAGATGAGGAGAAGAAATTACGAGATTTACTCAACGCAACTCCTAATAAACAATAG
- a CDS encoding M43 family zinc metalloprotease: MKKYIFYISIIILTGCSTISNYTSINYNLYDFSFEAEIKKENKPSSSLFEDYYGRYDFYKETYDIRNEVLIPLDIHIWQKDDGTGNYINDSTNRADWKKIIEYVERFYNQIEAPSRKVPGVVDYETTKIHFQLNKVYFTKNSACWKLGQNINAREGEKLNQIADSLYPKGISFLKIHVTGANPRPSGYAVFPEFKEGRDHFVVTFNKEQEIHFNGPDATWAKAQHIAHELAHNLDLYHIYSLNFNACDQTKPDYLDDIFGRGENVICPFDTGWDCDYADTIKPCLNNIMGGTKDARYFSPKQVQRMHRALMLKSIGKYAIAYNFNSSNFIEITKEEIWDFDFKTFNNIRIQAGATLTIKNTIRFIPEAGIYIEEGGKLILDGGILTNEQVLNSKWKGVKIQKNKQTTLKQEDFIEIKNSGKIYGVK, translated from the coding sequence ATGAAAAAATACATATTCTATATCAGTATAATCATTCTAACAGGTTGTAGTACAATAAGCAACTACACTTCCATTAATTATAACCTATATGATTTTTCATTTGAAGCAGAAATCAAAAAAGAAAATAAGCCTTCCTCATCACTCTTTGAAGATTACTATGGTAGGTACGATTTCTATAAAGAGACTTATGATATCAGAAATGAAGTTCTTATTCCACTAGATATTCATATTTGGCAGAAAGACGATGGGACAGGAAACTATATAAATGACTCTACAAATAGAGCTGATTGGAAGAAGATTATAGAATATGTAGAGCGTTTTTACAACCAAATCGAAGCTCCTTCCCGAAAAGTGCCCGGAGTGGTAGATTACGAAACAACAAAAATCCATTTTCAACTTAATAAGGTTTATTTTACGAAAAATTCAGCATGTTGGAAGCTAGGGCAAAATATTAATGCTAGAGAAGGTGAAAAACTAAATCAAATAGCAGATAGTTTATACCCCAAAGGTATTTCATTTCTCAAAATACACGTGACTGGGGCAAATCCAAGACCTTCAGGTTATGCTGTCTTTCCTGAATTTAAAGAGGGTAGAGACCATTTTGTGGTTACCTTTAACAAAGAACAAGAGATTCATTTTAATGGACCTGATGCCACTTGGGCAAAGGCACAGCATATTGCGCATGAATTAGCTCATAACTTAGATTTGTATCACATATATTCTTTGAATTTTAATGCCTGTGACCAAACTAAACCAGATTATTTAGATGATATTTTTGGTAGAGGGGAAAACGTAATTTGTCCATTTGATACCGGCTGGGATTGCGATTATGCCGACACCATCAAACCTTGCTTAAACAATATCATGGGAGGAACTAAAGATGCACGGTATTTCTCGCCCAAACAAGTACAGCGTATGCACCGTGCTCTCATGCTGAAATCTATTGGGAAATATGCTATAGCATATAATTTTAATTCATCTAATTTTATTGAAATCACTAAAGAAGAGATATGGGACTTTGATTTCAAAACCTTTAATAACATTCGAATCCAAGCAGGTGCTACCCTAACTATTAAAAATACTATTCGATTTATTCCTGAAGCGGGAATTTACATAGAAGAAGGTGGTAAATTGATATTAGATGGTGGAATATTAACAAATGAGCAGGTTTTAAACTCTAAATGGAAAGGTGTTAAAATTCAAAAAAACAAACAAACCACGCTCAAACAAGAGGATTTTATAGAAATTAAAAATAGTGGTAAGATATATGGGGTTAAATAA